One part of the Anopheles merus strain MAF chromosome 3L, AmerM5.1, whole genome shotgun sequence genome encodes these proteins:
- the LOC121598896 gene encoding casein kinase I-like, translating into MSIREGRAPNSSSPESLMVVNLSTYRIEGEFDAGGCGTVLVGSHARSKQPVVMKMASKEVDRLLLATERRIYARLQKARGWPRLIDAGTYRKRDVLVLERLGPSLQDLLNLCGGRFGLKTVSQLALQLLDRLETFHELGYVHRDLKPDNVLLGRGTTRKTLHLIDFGLAEPYRHPRTGEHIAQDAFFPFAGTIEFAPVFAHLEYTPSRRDDILSLAYMLVFLLRGGLPWYGTEERFDPDEALLLKLCITPSELCRGLPAEFQRLTEYALRMEFCDAPDYTELKRMFRNLLRQHSMQHDLHFDWNRFGC; encoded by the coding sequence ATGTCGATTAGAGAAGGACGTGCGCCCAATTCTAGTTCGCCGGAGTCCTTGATGGTGGTGAATCTCTCCACCTATCGGATTGAAGGCGAATTCGATGCTGGTGGCTGCGGCACGGTGTTGGTGGGCAGCCATGCCCGCTCCAAGCAGCCGGTGGTGATGAAAATGGCCAGCAAAGAGGTGGACCGGCTCCTGCTCGCCACGGAGCGCCGGATCTATGCGCGGCTGCAGAAGGCCCGTGGATGGCCCAGACTCATCGACGCCGGTACGTATCGCAAACGCGACGTACTGGTTTTGGAGCGCCTGGGGCCATCACTGCAGGACCTTCTGAACTTGTGCGGAGGACGCTTCGGTCTGAAGACGGTTTCGCAGCTAGCGCTGCAACTGCTCGACAGGCTGGAAACATTCCACGAGCTGGGGTACGTTCACCGCGACCTGAAGCCGGACAATGTCCTGCTGGGTCGCGGAACGACCCGCAAGACGCTGCACTTGATCGACTTCGGTCTTGCCGAGCCGTATCGGCACCCACGCACGGGGGAACACATAGCGCAGGATGCGTTTTTCCCGTTCgccggaacgatcgaatttgCACCAGTGTTCGCTCATCTGGAGTATACACCGAGCAGGCGAGATGACATTTTGTCACTCGCCTACATGCTGGTGTTTTTGCTCCGCGGTGGCCTACCGTGGTATGGTACCGAGGAGCGATTTGATCCGGACGAGGCACTGCTTCTGAAGTTGTGCATTACGCCCAGCGAGCTGTGCAGAGGACTGCCGGCTGAGTTTCAGCGGTTGACCGAGTACGCGTTGCGGATGGAATTCTGCGACGCGCCGGACTATACCGAGCTGAAGCGGATGTTCCGGAATCTGTTGCGCCAACATTCCATGCAGCACGATTTGCATTTCGATTGGAACCGGTTTGGCTGCTAA
- the LOC121598897 gene encoding casein kinase I-like — MSIREGRAPNSSSPESLMVVNLSTYRIEGEFDAGGCGTVLVGSHARSKQPVVMKMASKEVDRLLLATERRIYARLQKARGWPRLIDAASAATARQAGNIPRAGYVHRDLKPDNVLLGRGTTRKTLHLIDFGLAEPYRHPRTGEHIAQDAFFPFAGTIEFAPVFAHLEYTPSRRDDILSLAYMLVFLLRGGLPWYGTEERFDPDEALLLKLCITPSELCRGLPAEFQRLTEYALRMEFCDAPDYTELKRMFRNLLRQHSMQHDLHFDWNRFGC; from the exons ATGTCGATTAGAGAAGGACGTGCGCCCAATTCTAGTTCGCCGGAGTCCTTGATGGTGGTGAATCTCTCCACCTATCGGATTGAAGGCGAATTCGATGCTGGTGGCTGCGGCACGGTGTTGGTGGGCAGCCATGCCCGCTCCAAGCAGCCGGTGGTGATGAAAATGGCCAGCAAAGAGGTGGACCGGCTCCTGCTCGCCACGGAGCGCCGGATCTATGCGCGGCTGCAGAAGGCCCGTGGATGGCCCAGACTCATCGACGCCG CTAGCGCTGCAACTGCTCGACAGGCTGGAAACATTCCACGAGCTGGGTACGTTCACCGCGACCTGAAGCCGGACAATGTCCTGCTGGGTCGCGGAACGACCCGCAAGACGCTGCACTTGATCGACTTCGGTCTTGCCGAGCCGTATCGGCACCCACGCACGGGGGAACACATAGCGCAGGATGCGTTTTTCCCGTTCgccggaacgatcgaatttgCACCAGTGTTCGCTCATCTGGAGTATACACCGAGCAGGCGAGATGACATTTTGTCACTCGCCTACATGCTGGTGTTTTTGCTCCGCGGTGGCCTACCGTGGTATGGTACCGAGGAGCGATTTGATCCGGACGAGGCACTGCTTCTGAAGTTGTGCATTACGCCCAGCGAGCTGTGCAGAGGACTGCCGGCTGAGTTTCAGCGGTTGACCGAGTACGCGTTGCGGATGGAATTCTGCGACGCGCCGGACTATACCGAGCTGAAGCGGATGTTCCGGAATCTGTTGCGCCAACATTCCATGCAGCACGATTTGCATTTCGATTGGAACCGGTTTGGCTGCTAA
- the LOC121598892 gene encoding casein kinase I-like, with product MASKEVDRLLLATERRIYARLPKARGWPRLIDAGMYRKRDVLVLERLGPSLQDLLNLCGGRFGLKTVSQLALQLLDRLETFHELGYVHRDLKPDNVLLGRGTTRKTLHLIDFGLAEPYRHPCTGEHIAQDAFFPFAGTIEFAPVFAHLEYTPSRRDDILSLAYMLVFLLRGGLPWYGTEERFDPDEALLLKLCITPIELCRGLPAEFQRLTEYALRMEFCDAPDYTELKRMFRNLLRQHSMQHDLHFDWNRFGC from the coding sequence ATGGCCAGCAAAGAGGTGGACCGGCTCCTGCTCGCCACGGAGCGCCGGATCTATGCGCGGCTGCCGAAGGCCCGTGGATGGCCCAGACTCATCGACGCCGGTATGTATCGCAAACGCGACGTACTGGTTTTGGAGCGCCTGGGGCCATCACTGCAGGACCTTCTGAACTTGTGCGGAGGACGCTTCGGTCTGAAGACGGTTTCGCAGCTAGCGCTGCAACTGCTCGACAGGCTGGAAACATTCCACGAGCTGGGGTACGTTCACCGCGACCTGAAGCCGGACAATGTCCTGCTGGGTCGCGGAACGACCCGCAAGACGCTGCACTTGATCGACTTCGGTCTTGCCGAGCCGTATCGGCACCCATGCACGGGGGAACACATAGCGCAGGATGCGTTTTTCCCGTTCgccggaacgatcgaatttgCACCAGTGTTCGCTCATCTGGAGTATACACCGAGCAGGCGAGATGACATTTTGTCACTCGCCTACATGCTGGTGTTTTTGCTCCGCGGTGGCCTACCGTGGTATGGTACCGAGGAGCGATTTGATCCGGACGAGGCACTGCTTCTGAAGTTGTGCATTACGCCCATCGAGCTGTGCAGAGGACTGCCGGCTGAGTTTCAGCGGTTGACCGAGTACGCGTTGCGGATGGAATTCTGCGACGCGCCGGACTATACCGAGCTGAAGCGGATGTTCCGGAATCTGTTGCGCCAACATTCCATGCAGCACGATTTGCATTTCGATTGGAACCGGTTTGGCTGCTAA
- the LOC121598898 gene encoding casein kinase I-like, giving the protein MSIREGRAPNSSSPESLMVVNLSTYRIEGEFDAGGCGTVLVGSHARSKQPVVMKMASKEVDRLLLATERRIYARLQKARGWPRLIDAGTYRKRDVLVLERLGPSLQDLLNLCGGRFGLKTVSQLALQLLDRLETFHELGYVHRDLKPDNVLLGRGTTRKTLHLIDFGLAEPYRHPRTGEHIAQDAFFPFAGTIEFAPVFAHLEYTPSRRDDILSLAYMLVFLLRGGLPWYGTEERFDPDEALLLKLCITPSELCRGLPAEFQQLTEYALRMEFCDAPDYTELKRMFRNLLRQHSMQHDLHFDWNRFGC; this is encoded by the coding sequence TTCGCCGGAGTCCTTGATGGTGGTGAATCTCTCCACCTATCGGATTGAAGGCGAATTCGATGCTGGTGGCTGCGGCACGGTGTTGGTGGGCAGCCATGCCCGCTCCAAGCAGCCGGTGGTGATGAAAATGGCCAGCAAAGAGGTGGACCGGCTCCTGCTCGCCACGGAGCGCCGGATCTATGCGCGGCTGCAGAAGGCCCGTGGATGGCCCAGACTCATCGACGCCGGTACGTATCGCAAACGCGACGTACTGGTTTTGGAGCGCCTGGGGCCATCACTGCAGGACCTTCTGAACTTGTGCGGAGGACGCTTCGGTCTGAAGACGGTTTCGCAGCTAGCGCTGCAACTGCTCGACAGGCTGGAAACATTCCACGAGCTGGGGTACGTTCACCGCGACCTGAAGCCGGACAATGTCCTGCTGGGTCGCGGAACGACCCGCAAGACGCTGCACTTGATCGACTTCGGTCTTGCCGAGCCGTATCGGCACCCACGCACGGGGGAACACATAGCGCAGGATGCGTTTTTCCCGTTCgccggaacgatcgaatttgCACCAGTGTTCGCTCATCTGGAGTATACACCGAGCAGGCGAGATGACATTTTGTCACTCGCCTACATGCTGGTGTTTTTGCTCCGCGGTGGCCTACCGTGGTATGGTACCGAGGAGCGATTTGATCCGGACGAGGCACTGCTTCTGAAGTTGTGCATTACGCCCAGCGAGCTGTGCAGAGGACTGCCGGCTGAGTTTCAGCAGTTGACCGAGTACGCGTTGCGGATGGAATTCTGCGACGCGCCGGACTATACCGAGCTGAAGCGGATGTTCCGGAATCTGTTGCGCCAACATTCCATGCAGCACGATTTGCATTTCGATTGGAACCGGTTTGGCTGCTAA
- the LOC121598893 gene encoding casein kinase I-like, with translation MSIREGRAPNSSSPESLMVVNLSTYRIEGEFDAGGCGTVLVGSHARSKQPVVMKMASKEVDRLLLATERRIYARLQKARGWPRLIDAGTYRKRDVLVLERLGPSLQDLLNLCGGRFGLKTVSQLALQLLDRLETFHELGYVHRDLKPDNVLLGRGTTRKTLHLIDFGLAEPYRHPRTGEHIAQDAFFPFAGTIEFAPVFAHLEYTPSRRDDILSLAYMLVFLLRGGLPWYGTEERFDPDEALLLKLCITPSELCRGLPAEFQRLTEYALRMEFCDAPDYTELKRMFRNLLRQHSMQHDLHFDWNRFGC, from the coding sequence ATGTCGATTAGAGAAGGACGTGCGCCCAATTCTAGTTCGCCGGAGTCCTTGATGGTGGTGAATCTCTCCACCTATCGGATTGAAGGCGAATTCGATGCTGGTGGCTGCGGCACGGTGTTGGTGGGCAGCCATGCCCGCTCCAAGCAGCCGGTGGTGATGAAAATGGCCAGCAAAGAGGTGGACCGGCTCCTGCTCGCCACGGAGCGCCGGATCTATGCGCGGCTGCAGAAGGCCCGTGGATGGCCCAGACTCATCGACGCCGGTACGTATCGCAAACGCGACGTACTGGTTTTGGAGCGCCTGGGGCCATCACTGCAGGACCTTCTGAACTTGTGCGGAGGACGCTTCGGTCTGAAGACGGTTTCGCAGCTAGCGCTGCAACTGCTCGACAGGCTGGAAACATTCCACGAGCTGGGGTACGTTCACCGCGACCTGAAGCCGGACAATGTCCTGCTGGGTCGCGGAACGACCCGCAAGACGCTGCACTTGATCGACTTCGGTCTTGCCGAGCCGTATCGGCACCCACGCACGGGGGAGCACATAGCGCAGGATGCGTTTTTCCCGTTCgccggaacgatcgaatttgCACCAGTGTTCGCTCATCTGGAGTATACACCGAGCAGGCGAGATGACATTTTGTCACTCGCCTACATGCTGGTGTTTTTGCTCCGCGGTGGCCTACCGTGGTATGGTACCGAGGAGCGATTTGATCCGGACGAGGCACTGCTTCTGAAGTTGTGCATTACGCCCAGCGAGCTGTGCAGAGGACTGCCGGCTGAGTTTCAGCGGTTGACCGAGTACGCGTTGCGGATGGAATTCTGCGACGCGCCGGACTATACCGAGCTGAAGCGGATGTTCCGGAATCTGTTGCGCCAACATTCCATGCAGCACGATTTGCATTTCGATTGGAACCGGTTTGGCTGCTAA
- the LOC121598894 gene encoding casein kinase I-like: MSIREGRAPNSSSPESLMVVNLSTYRIEGEFDAGGCGTVLVGSHARSKQPVVMKMASKEVDRLLLATERRIYARLPKARGWPRLIDAGTYRKRDVLVLERLGPSLQDLLNLCGGRFGLKTVSQLALQLLDRLETFHELGYVHRDLKPDNVLLGRGTTRKTLHLIDFVFAHLEYTPSRRDDILSLAYMLVFLLRGGLPWYGTEERFDPDEALLLKLCITPSELCRGLPAEFQRLTEYALRMEFCDAPDYTELKRMFRNLLRQHSMQHDLHFDWNRFGC; encoded by the exons ATGTCGATTAGAGAAGGACGTGCGCCCAATTCTAGTTCGCCGGAGTCCTTGATGGTGGTGAATCTCTCCACCTATCGGATTGAAGGCGAATTCGATGCTGGTGGCTGCGGCACGGTGTTGGTGGGCAGCCATGCCCGCTCTAAGCAGCCGGTGGTGATGAAAATGGCCAGCAAAGAGGTGGACCGGCTCCTGCTCGCCACGGAGCGCCGGATCTATGCGCGGCTGCCGAAGGCCCGTGGATGGCCCAGACTCATCGACGCCGGTACGTATCGCAAACGCGACGTACTGGTTTTGGAGCGCCTGGGGCCATCACTGCAGGACCTTCTGAACTTGTGCGGAGGACGCTTCGGTCTGAAGACGGTTTCGCAGCTAGCGCTGCAACTGCTCGACAGGCTGGAAACATTCCACGAGCTGGGGTACGTTCACCGCGACCTGAAGCCGGACAATGTCCTGCTGGGTCGCGGAACGACCCGCAAGACGCTGCACTTGATCGACTTCG TGTTCGCTCATCTGGAGTATACACCGAGCAGGCGAGATGACATTTTGTCACTCGCCTACATGCTGGTGTTTTTGCTCCGCGGTGGCCTACCGTGGTATGGTACCGAGGAGCGATTTGATCCGGACGAGGCACTGCTTCTGAAGTTGTGCATTACGCCCAGCGAGCTGTGCAGAGGACTGCCGGCTGAGTTTCAGCGGTTGACCGAGTACGCGTTGCGGATGGAATTCTGCGACGCGCCGGACTATACCGAGCTGAAGCGGATGTTCCGGAATCTGTTGCGCCAACATTCCATGCAGCACGATTTGCATTTCGATTGGAACCGGTTTGGCTGCTAA